In the Roseibium sp. HPY-6 genome, one interval contains:
- a CDS encoding peptidoglycan-binding protein — translation MGHNTFSDLKDSDLLLVPDGKYGRLTAGRVVIFQDNFKLPTIDGIVGTKETWPALDVVMKRAEGEILKAALNNRPNLMHAKQSLPGGADCGYFAGYAVAETVKSALGPISISFNSDDALAARDEFDETIDVKDHGKENTGKDLHVLDAARYLESLGAGGFRLHDMNPGNFATEDKLIEFLDERTNGGRSPAMVALSNVVSPSIGHWVSVLGKNKLFGITLYLIYDSSGRLPDAMKGAGSIAGVTCVWVDEFVLRGFFDDRSASRIVSRF, via the coding sequence ATGGGCCATAACACCTTCAGTGATCTGAAGGACAGCGATCTGCTGCTGGTTCCGGATGGCAAATACGGCCGTCTCACCGCAGGGCGCGTTGTTATTTTTCAGGATAATTTCAAGCTGCCGACAATTGACGGGATCGTGGGCACAAAAGAGACATGGCCCGCCCTTGATGTGGTCATGAAGCGCGCCGAGGGCGAAATACTGAAGGCCGCGCTTAACAACAGACCCAACCTCATGCATGCAAAACAGAGTCTGCCCGGTGGCGCGGATTGTGGCTATTTTGCCGGCTACGCCGTTGCGGAAACCGTAAAGTCCGCGCTCGGCCCGATCTCGATCAGCTTTAACAGCGACGATGCGCTGGCGGCACGCGATGAATTTGACGAAACGATTGATGTGAAGGACCACGGGAAGGAAAACACCGGAAAAGACCTCCATGTCCTGGATGCTGCGCGGTATCTGGAAAGCCTGGGCGCAGGTGGGTTTCGATTGCACGACATGAACCCGGGCAATTTCGCAACTGAAGACAAATTGATAGAATTCCTGGATGAGCGAACAAATGGGGGGCGATCCCCTGCCATGGTTGCGCTCAGCAATGTGGTGAGCCCATCAATTGGGCATTGGGTTTCCGTTTTGGGAAAAAACAAGCTTTTTGGCATCACGCTTTATCTGATCTACGACAGCTCGGGACGTTTGCCGGATGCGATGAAAGGCGCGGGATCCATCGCCGGAGTGACCTGTGTCTGGGTCGACGAATTTGTTTTGCGCGGATTTTTCGACGATCGCAGCGCCAGCCGCATCGTCTCACGGTTTTAA
- a CDS encoding ABC transporter permease has protein sequence MSMTALFGKDSGTVRAQQNRELLLLTGFLVVIWAVTTVLSPRFLSPANLSDILLQAAPLGFVVIGQMIVIIVRGLDLSVASIMATVAVLSIGLNDNTVVIFAVGILLGALIGGINGYLVAYRGVTPFLATLATMIVLQGVRFAYTGGAPGGTLPETFRWLATGDLFGIPVALMLLAIVAFAAHWLLEYTVYGRRLKLYGDNPEAAYMTGAPTRLLVVSAFMISGVLAGLAGLVLVGYVGIVDNWTGRGYELDSIAAAVIGGAALSGGKGSVPGVLLATLVLVSLFNIVVILGLSIELQLVIKGSLILLAAAVYMRRSRR, from the coding sequence ATGAGCATGACGGCGCTTTTTGGAAAAGACAGCGGCACGGTCCGGGCACAGCAAAACCGGGAGTTGCTCCTGCTGACCGGCTTTCTGGTCGTCATCTGGGCGGTCACGACGGTCCTGTCACCCAGATTCCTGAGCCCGGCAAACCTGAGCGACATTCTGCTTCAGGCAGCGCCGCTCGGGTTTGTCGTGATCGGGCAGATGATCGTCATCATCGTTCGCGGGCTGGATCTGTCGGTCGCCTCCATAATGGCCACTGTCGCGGTTCTTTCCATTGGATTGAACGACAACACCGTCGTGATCTTTGCGGTTGGTATCCTGCTCGGCGCGCTCATCGGCGGCATCAACGGATATCTTGTCGCCTATCGGGGCGTGACGCCTTTTCTGGCAACGCTTGCAACGATGATCGTGCTGCAGGGGGTCCGCTTCGCCTATACGGGCGGTGCCCCGGGTGGAACCTTGCCGGAAACATTCCGTTGGCTTGCGACAGGCGACCTGTTCGGGATCCCCGTTGCGCTGATGCTGCTGGCCATTGTTGCCTTCGCCGCGCACTGGCTGCTCGAATACACCGTTTATGGGCGACGTCTGAAACTCTACGGTGACAATCCCGAAGCGGCCTACATGACAGGAGCTCCGACCCGTCTGCTTGTGGTCAGCGCCTTCATGATTTCCGGTGTCCTTGCCGGATTGGCCGGGCTCGTCCTGGTCGGCTATGTCGGGATCGTCGACAACTGGACCGGGCGTGGTTATGAACTCGACTCGATCGCCGCTGCCGTTATCGGTGGCGCTGCGCTGAGTGGCGGCAAGGGAAGTGTTCCGGGTGTTCTGCTGGCAACGCTCGTGCTTGTCTCGCTGTTTAACATTGTTGTCATCCTTGGGCTTTCGATCGAGTTGCAGCTCGTGATCAAGGGAAGTTTGATCTTGCTGGCGGCGGCTGTTTACATGCGCCGGTCACGACGTTGA
- a CDS encoding alpha/beta hydrolase, giving the protein MTDFDERRTWDPQFRFSDVLDDFDDWLRWRAEASSTVGKSLSFERLAYGPHERQWIELAKCGAGQGNVVPVFIHGGYWRSLTAEDHRCVLTGLSAFGNTCANVEYRLMPEFRMDDLVADAVAALAKLAAFYPDPIRFLFVGHSAGAHLAVSTALKAGLTDRIAGIVGISGVYDLAPVAKSFLQDEIGLTEQEIRSHTLIGASIDVPLLCVVGGDETDEFKKQSLAMAETAGAGHIIVRGAHHLSILSDLNSQKSPLIDALGVWLNKSSQPADVDTISS; this is encoded by the coding sequence ATGACTGACTTCGACGAACGCAGAACCTGGGACCCTCAGTTCCGGTTCTCGGATGTCCTGGATGATTTTGATGACTGGCTCCGGTGGCGGGCGGAGGCCAGCAGCACCGTCGGCAAGTCGTTGTCTTTTGAAAGGCTTGCTTATGGCCCTCACGAAAGGCAGTGGATTGAACTGGCGAAGTGCGGCGCCGGTCAAGGCAATGTCGTCCCGGTTTTCATTCATGGAGGTTACTGGCGCAGCCTCACTGCGGAAGATCATCGGTGCGTGCTGACCGGATTGTCTGCGTTTGGGAATACATGCGCAAATGTCGAGTACCGCCTCATGCCGGAATTTCGGATGGACGATCTCGTTGCGGACGCGGTTGCAGCCCTTGCCAAGCTTGCTGCGTTTTATCCGGACCCCATCCGGTTCTTGTTCGTCGGACACTCCGCTGGTGCGCATTTGGCTGTGAGCACAGCTCTCAAAGCCGGACTTACTGACCGGATCGCCGGTATTGTCGGGATCAGCGGCGTCTACGATCTTGCACCTGTTGCCAAATCTTTCCTGCAGGACGAGATCGGGCTGACGGAGCAAGAGATTCGATCACACACTCTGATTGGTGCATCAATCGATGTGCCCCTTCTTTGCGTGGTCGGCGGTGACGAAACGGACGAGTTCAAGAAGCAGTCACTGGCGATGGCTGAAACTGCCGGTGCGGGACACATAATTGTCCGCGGGGCGCACCACCTGAGCATCCTCAGCGATCTGAATTCGCAAAAGAGCCCCTTGATTGATGCACTGGGCGTCTGGTTAAACAAGTCCAGCCAACCTGCAGACGTGGACACGATATCATCATGA
- a CDS encoding substrate-binding domain-containing protein: MPTGETPRSNLVRIARILSCFDHRNSPRPTHEILSEVGMGRSTGFGLLRALTLRGWLVRVDHGSLKLGPKAAELAFVPLEAIDAALPGSTTTLPLDRTAVDAHHASTEWDARLFETVSTDAYKGSAPFRIGFANASLSNEWRKAMFESMRYAERLHADRIEAFLVREAGDDAGTQVNQIDELVGSGIDLLLVSTTNAHSPFLDRKLKDVADAGLPVVAVDRRPRDPSSLVSFVTASDRRIGRISALWLAERLKGTGRIWMLSGLEGASPAMRRQSAAFSGFSEFPGIQIEAVTYTDWTEEGGRKAIQRLFDQGGGAPDGVWCDSGLQGVGSLKFFIENELRIPAHTGGDLNQMYKLALYHKVPFVALDYPAAMGARVVEVALDILSGKSVPRRVEVPVPIVLPRGMETASVRADTWAERHVGWDLPDTAILSQGPSLRVLRSEGVNKQGSRHG; the protein is encoded by the coding sequence GTGCCAACCGGCGAAACTCCAAGATCCAACCTCGTCCGTATTGCCCGGATCTTGAGCTGTTTTGATCATCGGAACAGCCCAAGACCCACGCACGAGATCCTGAGCGAAGTCGGCATGGGCCGGTCGACCGGGTTCGGGCTTCTGAGGGCGCTGACACTGCGGGGCTGGCTGGTAAGGGTTGATCACGGCTCCTTGAAACTTGGACCAAAGGCCGCTGAACTTGCCTTTGTGCCACTCGAAGCCATTGACGCTGCGCTGCCGGGCAGCACCACAACGCTGCCACTCGACAGAACCGCGGTGGATGCTCATCATGCGAGCACCGAATGGGATGCGCGCCTCTTTGAAACGGTCTCCACGGATGCCTACAAAGGGTCTGCTCCGTTCCGTATTGGCTTTGCAAACGCGTCCCTCTCAAATGAATGGCGCAAGGCGATGTTTGAAAGCATGCGCTACGCGGAGCGTCTGCATGCGGATCGGATTGAGGCCTTTCTTGTCCGGGAGGCCGGAGACGACGCCGGGACGCAGGTGAACCAGATAGACGAGCTTGTCGGAAGCGGAATTGATCTGCTTCTCGTCAGCACGACCAACGCCCATTCGCCTTTCTTGGACCGCAAGCTGAAGGACGTTGCGGATGCTGGACTTCCGGTTGTCGCGGTCGACCGACGTCCGCGCGATCCGTCTTCGCTGGTTTCCTTCGTGACGGCCTCCGACCGGCGCATAGGGCGTATAAGCGCCCTCTGGCTGGCGGAAAGACTCAAGGGTACCGGCCGTATCTGGATGCTGTCCGGCCTGGAAGGCGCAAGCCCGGCGATGCGGCGCCAGTCGGCAGCCTTTTCCGGATTTTCGGAGTTTCCAGGTATTCAGATCGAGGCAGTCACCTACACCGACTGGACCGAAGAAGGTGGCCGCAAAGCCATCCAGCGTCTGTTCGACCAGGGAGGTGGTGCTCCAGACGGCGTTTGGTGCGACAGCGGACTGCAAGGCGTCGGGTCGCTAAAGTTCTTTATTGAAAACGAGCTTCGCATCCCTGCCCATACCGGCGGCGATTTGAACCAGATGTACAAGCTTGCGCTCTATCACAAGGTTCCCTTTGTCGCGCTGGACTACCCGGCAGCGATGGGTGCCAGGGTCGTCGAGGTGGCGTTGGATATCCTCTCCGGCAAGTCCGTACCGCGCAGGGTGGAAGTGCCGGTTCCGATCGTTCTGCCCCGTGGTATGGAAACGGCAAGCGTGCGCGCTGATACCTGGGCGGAACGGCATGTCGGTTGGGATCTGCCAGACACTGCTATTCTGTCCCAGGGCCCAAGCCTGCGCGTACTTCGGTCGGAAGGTGTGAACAAGCAAGGGTCACGACATGGATAA
- a CDS encoding ABC transporter permease, whose translation MDDVIRMTRTQPVHLVVLALIGLVVLVGMYSSDRFATPLNFANVQDQMVALALVALAQTIVILSGGIDLSYAGALGLLTVVFASIAGEDPASFAAAIAIVLSLGVFIGAINGSIVTFVGIHPLIVTLGTSTILSGLALLITRQPTGSVPLFFEDLVYGRIGMIPYGTIFTLMLYLLAGFLLWKTRLGLRIYAIGDNEQAASISGVPVKSTKLIVYALSGLLAAVTAIYICGRFGVGDPRAGVGFDLKSITPVIVGGTLLAGGRGGVLGTLLAVIVLALLANVLNFMNVSSFYQWIAEGLIIIAAVSIFVGRKSK comes from the coding sequence ATGGATGATGTAATTCGCATGACGCGTACACAACCGGTGCATCTGGTCGTGCTCGCTCTGATCGGGCTTGTTGTCCTTGTCGGGATGTACAGTTCGGACCGCTTCGCCACCCCGCTCAATTTTGCCAACGTGCAGGATCAGATGGTTGCTCTTGCGCTTGTCGCCCTTGCGCAGACCATCGTCATTCTTTCCGGCGGGATCGACCTGTCCTATGCCGGTGCGCTCGGCCTTCTGACCGTTGTCTTTGCCTCGATCGCGGGGGAAGATCCCGCCAGCTTTGCAGCCGCGATCGCCATTGTTCTCAGCCTTGGCGTCTTCATCGGCGCGATCAATGGCAGCATCGTCACCTTTGTGGGTATCCATCCGCTGATCGTGACCCTGGGAACCTCAACCATCCTGTCAGGCCTGGCGCTGCTGATAACGCGCCAGCCGACAGGATCGGTTCCCCTGTTCTTCGAGGATCTGGTCTACGGGCGCATCGGCATGATCCCATATGGGACCATCTTCACGCTTATGCTTTACCTTCTGGCCGGCTTCCTGCTTTGGAAAACCAGGCTTGGCCTCAGGATCTATGCCATCGGCGACAATGAACAGGCGGCATCGATTTCAGGTGTCCCGGTCAAATCGACCAAGCTGATCGTCTATGCGCTATCGGGACTTCTGGCGGCGGTCACGGCGATCTATATCTGCGGACGTTTCGGCGTCGGCGACCCAAGAGCCGGTGTCGGGTTCGATCTCAAGTCAATCACGCCGGTCATTGTCGGCGGGACGCTGCTTGCCGGTGGCCGCGGCGGCGTTCTGGGAACCCTTCTTGCCGTGATTGTGTTGGCCCTGCTCGCCAATGTCCTGAATTTCATGAACGTTTCCAGCTTCTACCAGTGGATTGCGGAAGGACTGATCATCATCGCCGCCGTCTCCATCTTCGTCGGGAGAAAAAGCAAATGA
- a CDS encoding alpha/beta hydrolase, whose translation MLSRHQRFWNGYARLVQKPVLASIPHQPTVRRIADLSAAITLKTPSGLRLVEKSLEWGTGSVRTTVCQVGQDPTGGSMLYLHGGAFMIGNLRGYRHLVARLGGAANQKAYFLHYGLSPEHRFPTALDQATAAYEALCADRKAGPISLIGDSAGGNLVFALLHRICCRGLQQPVAVAGISPFADLRLTNGSLQANARSDHLVPLSWILRGKSAYLAGHDPSDPEVSPVLGKFVAAPPCLIHVDETEILFDDSKALADRLRDQGVTTKLQMFEGRSHVWHLNVGRCPEADSSVAEIGAFVKKQVADRTV comes from the coding sequence ATGCTGTCACGCCATCAACGTTTCTGGAACGGCTATGCAAGGTTGGTTCAAAAACCGGTGCTCGCCTCGATCCCACATCAACCAACGGTTCGCCGCATTGCTGATTTGAGCGCAGCCATCACCTTGAAGACTCCCAGCGGATTAAGGCTGGTAGAAAAATCATTGGAATGGGGAACTGGCTCAGTTCGAACAACAGTTTGCCAGGTTGGTCAAGATCCGACAGGCGGCAGTATGCTGTATCTACATGGCGGTGCGTTCATGATTGGCAACTTGCGCGGTTATCGCCACCTGGTTGCCAGGCTTGGTGGCGCAGCAAACCAGAAAGCGTACTTCCTGCACTACGGGCTCTCTCCCGAACATCGCTTTCCGACGGCGCTTGACCAAGCGACAGCAGCATATGAAGCCCTTTGTGCTGATCGTAAAGCAGGTCCTATTAGTCTTATTGGCGACAGTGCAGGCGGCAACCTAGTCTTCGCCTTATTGCATCGCATTTGCTGCCGTGGCTTGCAGCAACCAGTTGCTGTTGCCGGAATTTCACCATTCGCCGACCTGCGTTTGACCAACGGATCGTTGCAGGCGAATGCAAGATCTGACCATTTGGTCCCACTTAGTTGGATCCTTCGGGGCAAAAGTGCCTATCTTGCCGGACACGATCCTAGCGACCCCGAGGTCTCCCCGGTGCTTGGCAAATTCGTGGCTGCGCCGCCATGCCTGATCCATGTCGACGAAACCGAGATACTGTTTGACGATTCGAAGGCTCTTGCCGATCGTCTTCGAGATCAAGGCGTCACAACTAAATTGCAGATGTTCGAAGGGCGGTCCCACGTTTGGCACTTGAACGTCGGACGATGCCCGGAAGCAGACAGCTCCGTCGCAGAAATCGGAGCTTTTGTTAAGAAACAGGTGGCCGACCGGACGGTGTAG
- the denD gene encoding D-erythronate dehydrogenase: MHILVTGAAGMVGRKLVERLASEPDLFRADVEKLTLADVVEPPVPTSLLSIATTRTVDLAKQEDAISLIAGRPDLVFHLAAIVSGEAEVEFEKGYAINLDGTRYLFDAIRSEGVREPYCPRFVFASSIAVFGEPFPERISDDFFTTPLTSYGTQKAVSELLLADYSRKGFLDGIGIRLPTICIRPGKPNKAASGFFSNILREPLVGEEAMLPVEEDVRHWFASPRAAVGFCAHAASLDTSQLGARRNLTMPGLSALVGEQIEALRRVAGAKAADLIRREPNPEIRKIVAGWPRNFDARRALDLGFIAETRFDDIIRIHIEDELEGVIP; encoded by the coding sequence ATGCATATTCTCGTCACGGGCGCTGCAGGAATGGTCGGCCGCAAGCTTGTGGAACGGCTTGCGTCAGAGCCGGATCTTTTCCGGGCAGACGTTGAAAAACTGACACTGGCCGATGTGGTTGAGCCGCCGGTTCCCACATCGCTTCTGTCGATCGCAACGACCCGGACCGTGGACCTTGCGAAGCAGGAAGACGCCATTTCGCTGATCGCCGGACGGCCGGACCTTGTCTTTCATTTGGCCGCCATCGTTTCGGGCGAGGCCGAGGTTGAATTCGAAAAGGGCTATGCCATCAATCTGGACGGGACGCGTTACCTGTTCGACGCGATCCGCAGTGAGGGTGTCCGCGAGCCGTACTGCCCGCGTTTCGTCTTTGCCTCGTCGATCGCCGTCTTCGGTGAGCCGTTTCCGGAGAGGATCAGTGATGACTTCTTCACAACGCCGCTGACGAGCTACGGCACGCAAAAGGCGGTCAGCGAACTGCTCTTGGCCGACTATTCCCGAAAAGGTTTCCTCGACGGTATCGGCATCCGCCTCCCGACGATCTGCATCCGGCCCGGAAAACCGAACAAGGCCGCTTCGGGCTTCTTTTCCAATATCCTGCGCGAGCCATTGGTTGGCGAGGAAGCCATGTTGCCTGTGGAAGAGGACGTCCGTCACTGGTTTGCCAGCCCGCGCGCCGCCGTCGGCTTCTGCGCGCACGCAGCAAGTCTCGACACGTCTCAGCTGGGTGCCCGGCGCAACCTGACAATGCCGGGCCTGTCGGCGCTGGTCGGCGAACAGATCGAGGCCCTGCGCCGCGTTGCCGGCGCCAAAGCCGCTGACCTTATCCGCCGGGAGCCAAATCCGGAGATCAGGAAAATCGTTGCCGGCTGGCCAAGGAATTTCGATGCCCGCCGTGCGTTGGACCTCGGCTTCATCGCGGAAACGCGTTTTGACGACATCATCAGAATCCACATTGAAGACGAACTGGAAGGCGTAATCCCATGA
- a CDS encoding aldehyde dehydrogenase (NADP(+)), translating into MLTGKNLINGEWVSGDATFQSQPADGAPNSFSEASVDDVDRACRAADDAFEIFSTTSDQERAAFLKKIADEIEARGADLTEIGGQETALPAARLDGERGRTTGQLRLFAETILKGDYLDRRHDSALPDRQPLPRPELFLVQRPIGPVAVFGASNFPLAFSTAGGDTASAFAAGCPIVVKGHPAHPGTGELVAQAIDAAVKACGLPAGTFGFLQGTTLALGQGVVQHPLIKAVGFTGSLRGGRALFDLCAARPEPIPFFGELGSVNPVFLLPGALEARAEAIGEGWAGSLTMGVGQFCTNPGVVVVHAGEKADSFATSAVKALQAVGAQTMLTDGIASACRDGQGRIGAVAGVETLLSSVSDNRGATPAVYRASAETFVGNRDLQEEVFGPAGVIVTVKDDGEMRSVARSFEGQLTATLQMEESDAALAKSLMPILERRAGRILANGFPTGVEVAEAMVHGGPYPASTNFGATSVGTMAIRRWLRPVCYQNLSAELLPDAAKS; encoded by the coding sequence ATGCTAACGGGCAAGAATCTCATCAACGGGGAATGGGTCTCAGGCGACGCGACGTTTCAGTCGCAGCCGGCCGACGGCGCTCCAAACAGTTTTTCCGAAGCGTCGGTAGACGATGTCGATCGGGCGTGCCGCGCTGCGGACGATGCTTTCGAAATATTCAGCACCACGAGCGATCAGGAAAGAGCCGCTTTTCTGAAAAAGATCGCAGACGAAATCGAGGCGCGGGGTGCGGACCTGACCGAGATTGGTGGTCAGGAAACCGCTCTGCCCGCAGCACGTCTTGACGGAGAGCGCGGCCGCACGACCGGACAGCTGCGTCTGTTCGCGGAAACGATCCTGAAGGGCGACTATCTGGACCGGCGCCACGACAGCGCGTTGCCGGATCGTCAACCCCTGCCGCGCCCGGAACTTTTTCTGGTGCAGAGACCGATCGGACCGGTTGCCGTTTTCGGCGCGTCCAACTTTCCGCTGGCGTTTTCCACGGCAGGCGGCGACACGGCATCGGCCTTCGCTGCCGGTTGTCCGATCGTGGTTAAGGGCCATCCGGCGCACCCTGGGACGGGCGAGCTGGTTGCCCAGGCCATCGATGCTGCGGTCAAGGCATGCGGCCTCCCGGCAGGGACATTCGGTTTCCTGCAGGGCACGACACTTGCGCTCGGTCAGGGCGTCGTCCAGCATCCGCTTATCAAGGCGGTTGGTTTTACCGGTTCACTCAGGGGCGGACGTGCGCTTTTCGATCTCTGCGCCGCGCGGCCGGAACCGATTCCGTTTTTCGGTGAACTCGGTAGCGTCAATCCGGTTTTCTTATTACCGGGAGCTTTGGAAGCACGTGCGGAGGCGATCGGCGAAGGCTGGGCGGGGTCTCTTACGATGGGCGTCGGCCAGTTCTGCACCAATCCGGGCGTTGTTGTCGTTCATGCCGGAGAGAAGGCCGACAGCTTTGCGACCAGCGCCGTAAAGGCACTCCAGGCCGTTGGCGCGCAAACCATGCTGACCGACGGGATCGCGAGCGCCTGCCGGGACGGGCAAGGCCGGATCGGAGCCGTTGCCGGTGTCGAAACGCTGCTCAGCTCAGTCAGCGACAACAGGGGAGCAACGCCGGCCGTCTACCGGGCCAGTGCCGAGACCTTTGTCGGAAACCGCGACCTGCAGGAAGAGGTGTTCGGGCCTGCCGGTGTGATCGTCACCGTTAAGGATGACGGGGAAATGCGATCCGTCGCACGCAGTTTCGAAGGACAGCTGACGGCCACTCTTCAGATGGAAGAGAGCGATGCCGCGCTGGCAAAGTCGCTCATGCCGATCCTGGAGCGCCGCGCCGGCCGCATTCTGGCCAATGGCTTCCCGACGGGCGTCGAAGTCGCTGAAGCCATGGTGCATGGCGGACCTTACCCGGCTTCGACCAACTTTGGTGCGACCTCTGTCGGCACCATGGCGATCCGCCGCTGGCTGCGGCCGGTCTGCTATCAGAACCTGTCGGCGGAGTTGCTGCCCGACGCGGCCAAGAGCTGA
- a CDS encoding SDR family oxidoreductase, with translation MTDTSTSSAGRIALVTGGGTGVGKAVSKGLSAAGWHVIITGRRDQVLATTAEELERETGNKVSWMTCDVGDPGSVSALFEKLRVEFGRLDLLVNNAGIGNSPVPLEEISFEEWSNVVAANLTGAFLCTQQAFKLMKAQEPGGGRIINNGSISATTPRPNSAPYTSTKHAITGLTKSTSLDGRVFNIACGQIDIGNAASDMTARMSGGVPQANGELAPEPTMDAAHVADAVVYMASLPLDANVLTLTVMATNMPFVGRG, from the coding sequence ATGACCGATACCTCAACAAGCTCCGCCGGCAGGATCGCCCTTGTAACTGGCGGCGGCACCGGTGTCGGCAAGGCAGTTTCAAAGGGGCTCAGCGCTGCGGGCTGGCACGTGATTATTACCGGCCGGCGCGATCAGGTTCTCGCCACCACAGCGGAAGAATTGGAGCGCGAGACGGGAAACAAGGTGTCCTGGATGACATGTGACGTCGGCGATCCCGGATCGGTCAGCGCCTTGTTCGAAAAGCTGCGTGTTGAGTTCGGACGCCTTGACCTTCTCGTCAACAATGCCGGCATCGGGAATTCACCCGTTCCGCTTGAGGAAATCAGCTTCGAGGAATGGAGCAACGTGGTTGCCGCTAACCTGACCGGCGCGTTCCTGTGCACACAACAGGCTTTCAAGCTCATGAAGGCGCAGGAACCTGGCGGCGGACGCATAATCAACAACGGCTCGATTTCGGCAACGACGCCCCGGCCGAATTCAGCGCCCTACACCTCGACAAAACACGCCATTACCGGATTGACGAAGTCCACATCGCTCGATGGGCGGGTGTTCAACATCGCCTGTGGCCAGATCGATATCGGCAACGCCGCCAGCGACATGACCGCCAGGATGAGCGGCGGCGTCCCCCAGGCAAACGGCGAACTGGCACCGGAACCGACGATGGACGCGGCGCACGTCGCTGACGCCGTGGTCTACATGGCGAGCCTGCCGCTCGACGCCAATGTTCTCACGCTGACCGTGATGGCAACGAATATGCCCTTCGTGGGACGCGGTTAG
- a CDS encoding fumarylacetoacetate hydrolase family protein, with the protein MTSQLNLPGDGVFVFRAWRPDLSGPSLCVLRGDTLIDITCAAVSTMRDLLELEDPAGWITGADGVAIGTVDEIAANSVESPNPALPWLLAPADLQAIKACGVTFAFSMLERVIEEQAKGDPAKAEKIRERCTAIIGDSLRSVTPGSEKAAQLKDALIAEDVWSQYLEVGIGPDAEVFTKSQPMSAVGFGSSVGLHPISNWNNPEPEVVLAVDSSGTVKGATLGNDVNLRDVEGRSALLLGKAKDNNASTSFGPAIRLFDDTFSMDDVRRLELDLTVSGTDGFELAGHSTMTEISRDPQDLVAQTRGRHHQYPDGFMLFLGTLFAPTEDRDAPGEGFTHKLGDIVSISCAQLGTLRNTVRLSTECAEWTFGTSALMRNLSKRNLI; encoded by the coding sequence ATGACTTCTCAACTTAATCTGCCGGGCGACGGAGTTTTTGTGTTCCGGGCCTGGCGGCCGGATCTGTCCGGGCCCAGTCTTTGCGTGTTGCGCGGCGACACTCTGATCGACATTACCTGCGCTGCCGTGTCCACGATGCGGGACCTGCTCGAATTGGAAGATCCCGCAGGCTGGATCACCGGTGCGGACGGCGTCGCCATCGGCACAGTGGACGAAATTGCGGCCAATTCCGTTGAAAGCCCCAATCCGGCCCTGCCCTGGCTGCTCGCCCCTGCGGACCTTCAGGCGATCAAGGCCTGTGGTGTCACTTTCGCATTTTCCATGCTTGAGCGGGTGATCGAGGAGCAGGCAAAAGGCGATCCGGCAAAAGCCGAGAAGATCCGCGAACGTTGCACGGCCATTATCGGCGACAGCCTCAGATCCGTTACGCCGGGGTCCGAGAAAGCGGCTCAGCTCAAGGATGCCCTGATCGCCGAGGATGTCTGGTCGCAGTATCTGGAAGTCGGCATCGGACCGGATGCCGAGGTGTTCACCAAATCACAGCCGATGTCCGCCGTCGGCTTTGGCTCATCCGTCGGCCTTCATCCCATTTCGAACTGGAACAATCCGGAACCGGAAGTGGTTCTGGCGGTCGATAGTTCCGGGACCGTCAAGGGGGCGACGCTTGGCAACGATGTCAACCTGCGGGATGTGGAAGGCCGCTCCGCGTTGTTGCTGGGCAAGGCCAAAGACAACAACGCGTCCACGTCGTTCGGTCCCGCGATCAGGCTTTTCGACGACACTTTCTCGATGGACGATGTGCGCCGGCTTGAACTGGATCTGACCGTATCGGGGACGGACGGATTTGAACTCGCCGGTCATTCCACCATGACGGAGATCAGCCGCGATCCGCAGGACCTTGTCGCCCAGACGCGCGGGCGGCACCACCAGTATCCCGACGGCTTCATGCTGTTCCTGGGGACGCTTTTCGCGCCGACCGAGGATCGCGACGCTCCCGGCGAGGGGTTCACGCACAAGCTCGGCGATATCGTCAGTATTTCATGCGCGCAGCTTGGCACTTTGCGCAATACAGTCCGGCTCTCGACCGAGTGCGCGGAGTGGACATTCGGGACAAGCGCGCTCATGCGCAATCTGTCAAAACGCAATCTAATCTAA